A window of Tachypleus tridentatus isolate NWPU-2018 chromosome 7, ASM421037v1, whole genome shotgun sequence genomic DNA:
CTGAGCTCGCCATctctaacttagcaatgtaagactagagggaaagcagcttgacatcaccacccaccgccaactcttttaccattgaatagtcccacattataacgaccccatggctgaaagggcaagcatgtttggtgcacgGGAATTCAGATATttgacccttggattatgagtcaagcgtattaaccacctgggcatgctaGGCCTAACAACATAGTACAGATGGCATTTGTATCATTATAATTGCCCATACAAGAATTAACACACAGCATTTAGTTTAATTTATCATGTTTTCCTCTAGTACACTGTGTGCCTGTGTTATAGGGTGGATGATGAAAatgccatccctacatttacttcattttttgaaacgttttttcTTTACTCTTTCAGTAAGAATGATCTATGGTTCCTTCACTGATGTTATGTTAAAATACCTGACCATAAGCTAAAGAAGCTATTGTCTGATGACTGAGCATGGCAGGAAAGTACAGGTACGTGCACTACTATCTTGATTTACGTAAAATAACAGGATAACTGTGGAGACCATAGATGTCTTCATTAATACCAGTTATTAAAAATTCCATACAAACAAAGTACAACCCACCATATAATAGAAACAACTGGTCTTTCAGTTGAAAATGTACATTTCATTGGACTGTCTCTAGGCATGTGCACAACTAATTAATGGAAGAAAGGTAAATATCAACCCATTTTGGTTGGCACCTGTTCTTCTCTTAACAAGCTATGGTGACAGAGTTCCACACTTTCCATTACAGGAAATTCTATGGCACACACAACTGGGGTTTTCAAAGGCAGCATAGAGCAAATAAACACAGAACACACACAAAAGCAAAACTGAAACTATACTATCCAGACATTTTTATGATCacttaaattacaattttaaataccaTTAATCGAGAGTATTTTTACAAGTGATGTAACAACAAGCATGTGTAGAAAGGTAGTTTGTATgtcaacacaaaaatataaagaatCATTTCTTAAACCTGTAATTTTCTGTATGTTCTGTAAGAACTATTTTCATGGTTTCCTAACATTTATCACCATGtcttataaaatttcaattttatatttctcttcaTTATTAGAAGTACCCACATGAAATACTGTTGAGTAAGTAGCCTCAAACCTCTCCCGATAAGCATTTAGTGTCACTGTCCAATGGGTAGCCTCTCCTTGGGTTTGAGGAGTTAAGAAACATAACTGTATtctgtatattattttacttgcAAGTTAGCTACTTATATTTGCCAAAAACTTGTATATATCATAAAAGCAACCCATATTTAATATCAGACATGGAAATTCTCACTTGTTTGTCCACAATAGTAGAATTATTCACATGTTGACCTAGGCTTAACACAAATGACAAAACTTGTACTACTAAACACACTGCTTGCTGTCTTATTTTCTTCCTTAGTGTTATCACGAACATAACACTAGCACCATGATTAGGCATAGTACTAAACATGTTAAAAGAATCTATAACTCTCACTCTAAAAGAATGTTACTTCTTTCACATGTTTAAAGTGGTTCATAAGTGTTGCTTCTCTGATGATGTTAATGTCAAAGTTATTTAAATACATCTTCCAATGCACTGTATGTTTCTATCGTAACTATAACTGTGCACCAGTGAGCCAAATCACACTGGAAATATACAAACTCATAATTAATCAGTCACTGTTAAAGAACACTGGTGTTAAAACTTGAGATTTCAATTATACTGAATTATGCACATACTTAGTACTGGTATGTGTATTTTTCAGAAGTGTGATATTTATGAACTAATTAAAATGAATTGTGGAAATACATTCAAAGTCCCTTTTGAACTGATTCAAAATAATGAACAAACTAACTACATGATGGAAGAACAAACTAGCCTAATAACAAACCAGTAAAAAGGTCCAAAAAATCTTCAACCAAGTATGATTATCCTTCCAAACTTTCTTAATCAAATTCACATACTCAAGTATGATAACTTGTCTATGTGTTAGCTTTCTTATCAGTTAAACTTATTAACTGGAAAAGGCTAGaagatagaaaaaacaacaaccacaactatgGTTTACTTTATTCATTTTCATTAGCTACAGATAAGTTTTTGTTAAACCATTGGCTGAACTATGTATAATTATACAGTTCATATTATGACATTCTGATCAGAATTTATactgaaacataatttttttcaaccTGTATTTCATGTTTAAGACAAACTACTATTGAGAAAAGTAACTTCACACTGTAAGTCTAGTAATATTTCActtcaaataacttttaaaactacATTCTAGGTGTGTTGGTTTCATTTCAGTGAATCAAATGAACTCATCTTTGTAAGTGATTAATAAACTGAATTTGTTCAACTGTTTTGCATAATTATATGTCaatcataaacataaaaaaaacacatttttattaaaataagttatacatttattaataatataagctGGCACACAAAATGGATAAAACTGACAATAATTTAAGCACGTTCCATGACTCTCATGTACACAATGAATTATTCCAAGACTTTTAAGGCCTAAATATTTTAGTCTTTAAATTCCAGAACCTGTGAAAACCCTGTTTTTGAGTGTATAGTTTCATTACTACATCCTTGACCTCAATAGTTGAGCTTTTGTACAGTTTTGATTAAAGCTAGCTGTTGGCATCTAACATTTAGGCTAAGCATATTTTGGTTCTGTTTAAAATGCAGAGGACCCACAGTCTTCATCCTGCTGCCTCTCTGAGGTTTCATAACATCTAACATTTAAGCTAAGGATATTTCAGTTCTGTTTAAAATGCACAGGTTCCATAGTCTTCATCCTGCCGCCTCTCTGAGGTTTCATAAATTGCAGAATGTGCTGACATTCTTTACAAACTATTGCCGTACAACCAACATATGGAGTCTCGATTAAAGATGCACTTCCTATGCTATCATCTTTTATTTGTCTTATACTTTTGGCAGACATGATGCCTGAAACTGAGACACCACAGGAGCAGTGAAAAAATTACACACCTGACAATGAGGTTAAAACAATTTACATTTTCATACTTAAAAGAAGGAATGTTAAACAGCCTATTAAAACTAGTGGTTGTGTTAATTTTTTGTCCAACTAGTATACAAATACAGCAAATGTATTAAATCTTTCAAACAATTTTCATCTTCTTCGTGACAGCTAAATATgtcatttattatatatgtaaatacacatTGGTCCCTCACCTGTATCAAAGCAACAATTTCTTAATACTCCCACAATTCCTGCACGTCTTACTCTCGAACCCATGTAAGTAGTAAAAGGCAACAACCGTTGAAGCCAGCAGAGGTCTTGATCCATTAACATTCTGGAAAAGTAGAATACTTTACAAAGTATTTATTATACCCAGTACTAATAAGAAGGATTCAAACAAGAATGCTaacatttgttgaaatatataaaattattgatacATGTGCATCCTTCTGTTGTGTTCCAATAATAAAACTAGGACTAATGGGTGCTATTCCCATGTTTGTATGAGGCCTACTGAAACTGTCAGAAATTGAACtatctaataatttataaaacagttctTGATGCATGATAATAGCTTTAATTTTATTCATACATCCTCTAATAGTATCAAGTTTCAAAATTTGTCAGCACCTGCTATGTATTTAGATCACAATATACAGTTTCAGACTGCATGTAATAATGCGACTTTTCCAGACATAAATGTTGGgtaaaattactttctttttaataatgGTTCTGATACTTCTATCATAAAAATATACCAAGCAGTTTATTCAATTCTGTTTGATAAGTactaacttattaaaaaaaaaaaaattgatgtgtTTTCAGTGCTCATGCATTCAAAATGGTGCCAAAAGTTGAGCCGaggtttacttgttttttttaatataaatatgatgCAACACAACTCTTATGAAACTGTGCCTTTTAAAAGCAAGGCAACATGTAACATACCATACACCTTATCAGTATAACTGTGCAGTTTACAATTAATAGTTGTTTATCAAAGTATGATTTACATGCTTAAGAACTTGTTCATTTCCTACCaatactatatattaaaaaaagaagtcCAGAACTTAAGATTATTTTTCTATTGGATCAGTCATGCAAGTTATACTAACTCTCGGACAACAGATAACTGTGTTAAGTTACATAACACAGATGCTAGATAATGGTAGTCTGTATGGTGGTCCATGTCACATAACACATCTACTAAATGTTCCAGTCTCTCTTTTTGAAGATACAGTACAACTTGTTCACAGCAAGACTTCCAGTGGGTGATATTAGATAAAACTCTACATGATAAATCAGCAAGCTTCTCTTTATGAATAATCCATTTGAATAGTTGGTCAGTAACTGGAATATCTTTAACTACATGCTGAGTAAACAGTTCCTCCGATGTCATATTTATCAGGCACTTTAAAACACTCTCTCTTAAAGATTCGTTTTCTTCTTGAAGCAGTTGACACAAAACACTCACACATTTTTCACTTGCTTTCAAAAGACAGTTCAGTCCGTCTCTTGTACCTGTTAAACCtgatgaaaaaagaaaatgttacagaATTATGCATGTGCAAATATATGAATAGTGCAAAACAGTTGAAAAGATTCATCTTCATATCTCTACAACTCAACACTTTGAtcaaagtttacaaaatattctacatattgtAGTCAAATCCATATTAAGTTATAGTTGCACAGATAAATGTTATAAAGTACATGCAATACTTCTCACAACAAAGTGTCTTTTAATATGGTTTTATAGTTTACTTTCAATAAACCAACAGTTGTTCTTAATATAGTTAAACAATTTTCTCATTCTAAGTCACaaattaaagttgttttcaaTTTACATGACTTATCTCAATATATCTACAAACTATGTACAAGTTTGAAACACAAACTAAATCATTGATTCAAAGCTCTAAACCTTAAATTTCTCATATTAATGCTCTTTAGACTGTTCTGAAAACTACTAAATGTTACCATTCAACACATAGAAAAAACAAAGGATCCTTCGGAAAGTGGCAAATGGAGGTCCAATTCAAACGTTAGCTTCCTTACATTACTTTCCCAAAGCTCTAAAGGTATATGCCAAGTTTGGTCAAAATTGTTTCAACTCTACAGGTCAAGTCTGGTGACAATCATTTCAACTCTAGATGTCAAGTTGGGTGATTACAATAGTCCCAGCACTACATCCAACTTTGGTGACAACAGTTCCACTTGTACAACATTTATAAACGATTATACACACTAACTTTAGtccaaaaatagttaaaaaaaaaagaaaaattggttttaaatatttgtattttaaatgttcttttattgATTTTCATGTCTCATAACATTATCACAATTCATGGGTACCCTTGTACACTCAttctgaagaaaaattaaaaataataaacttaaatcaaattttatttcaggAAATTATTAATTCTTTTCTTAAGCTTTTAATAATGTGCTTACCTCACCACTACTAATGTCTTAACTGGAAGCAACCCTGtcttttacaaatattaatttatgtcCCATCATCTTGTTCTTttcataatacaaaacaaataaaaggcATTTAATCTGTCATTCCAACAAATAATCCTGCAAAATTCAATACGgttatctttctttctttcttttctcaagagaaaacagACCTTATCATACCCCTCCCACAACCACCTAGACTAATCTTAGTAGCCCTCTAAGTCTTTATTACTGTTACTGCTGTTGAACTTTATAAATAACTGTCTGTTTTTATAAACCAGGATGGTTAAGAAACAAATATCTACCTGACAAATTCTCTAAAATATGTTGTCTGAAAATCTGCGATTCTGATTTCTCGAGTATCTGTAACAATTCCTCTAAAGCTGAGTCCTCCATCTtcctaaaataagaaatatttgaatGAATTATCCATCAGTAATTAATCACAGGAACAAACCAAAAACTAAGCTCAGATAAATATCAGTTCAGAACATTATTAAAATGAGATTCATacctatttaataaaaaaattatttttttatttactcagttaaagttttaattattcatttttaaaatgaaactttaaaaatatttttcagtttgatttgAGTGAActataacatgtaaaaaatataataaaggtatgttgtattttaaattaattataggttttaattactttacaattccactttctatatatttatacaaaaatgaaccaTACGAACATGTGAAGAAcaagtattaataatgaaatcaatATGGTTCACTTTTCAGTTCATCCCTGATCATACAgtgatattacaataaatatctaataatatttttatatatttaataaaacaatatcaggaAGCAAATTACAATACATTCATAAAAAATCCAGACAATGTTTCTGAGAAATAACCTGAATATATGTCCCTGTCTTTTTCTAAGTTTGTGGTTGCATTTATATGGAAATATacctttcttttaatattttgactttcaCATAACATGTATTATCAAATGTCACGTATTTAACCACACTTTTAGGTCTACATGCTAAACAAGTACCAAACATTCTGTATGATTCCTTTTATTCTATTATTAGCATCAGTAAAGAGTAGACAAATTACAATGATCTTATACATATATCACTAATAATGTGAAACTCAAACTCTTATCTTGGATTATACTACTACTAATAAAGATTACCTACTACAAAAAAATTCATGAATTACCAGGGAacgttaataatacaataaaatataaatattgacaaCTAAATACTCTTTGCAATGCATCcacaatattaatttaatagtacaggtattgttattgtttaattataagttacattGTTACTAATAATGTTTGTACTTACTTACAAACAATCCAACAACGTTAGTTACATATACAATTCAAGAGCATTAGTAATACCTTGCCCGATGTTTGGGTTAAACAAAATGTCATACATTACCTATCATCAAATTTAACTTCTATTTCGTTGCAGttgaattaatatataatttatattggcaaggttatatatatataatatatatatgtaaatgtttcacagaaaaatattaatattttaactttttacaacaGTTTCTAATTCACACCATGACTAACTACACCTCATCAACACACAACGCTACCTAACCCcaattcatatttcatttgcagaTATATCTCCATCCGATGCTGGTATTTATTGCCCATAAATTAAATATTGCATTTTgtgaaaaaacatatatataacataaaatgcatgaaatgataaaaaaactaaCTATTACAAATCTGTATTAATTTTTGATATTCAAATTTATGTTATTCCAATAAGAGTAATTATCCTTAACTTCTCACCAAAGCAATCTACTTACTTTAATCAGAACTAAAAACTCAATAATGAAAATAGCTGATTTACTATAAAAAGATCATTTATAAGtgctttaaaaatacattaacagaTAAACGACATGACTGCGCAATTAGAAAAAAGAGTACCTTTAAAATTAGCGATATATTTATCCTTAATTCTACAAACAACCCGTTTAAGAGAGTTAGGTCAGTTATAAATCTATATACtgatataacaattaaaaataatccccatttgtaaatatgtaacaaatatcGATACACATATGTATTAAATGTCAGCCAATAAcgttattgaaattaatattacagGACGGatataatataacttacaaaacataaaaaaaagttgtttgtttcttgaatgcTCATCACCGATTAGATGACCATTCTGTGACTTTCAGGCTCACTATTTTCCATCAAATAATCACATAGGAACCCCCGGAAAATAGAAAAATCAAACAGGAAGTGTATCAAGGTTTAAACCTGGATTTCCTTACTTCGACTATGTTAAAAAGGACAGAGACTGGGCGCAATATAAAACAAAGTGAAATCgcatttatttaatacaaaaaagaatCAAAGTCAAGACAGGTTAATTTTATGCTGCTTTTACTAACAGAGTTTTCAACAAAGTAGAAATATAGGTATAGGTATTACTGTGagctatatttatttaatttatttattgagatGTTTGTTAGAGGATAAAATTTAGATTGAAAAAGTTAACTGAGAGTCTtcatgtaatacatatataaccaggatgaccaggtggttaaggtacaaactcgcaatctgagggccacggggtcgaattcccgttacaccaaaacatgctcCACCTTTCAgccgttgtaatgtgacgatcaatcccactatttgttggtaaaaaagtagcccaagagttaggattgggtggtgatgactagctgccttccctctagtcttacactacaaaattagggacgggtagcgcaggtagcgctcgtgtagctttgtgtgaaattaaacaaaacaagctttttcttttaacaagtgtttagaCATTTTAATGATAAGTGACAAGGGTTTCAGTAAATCATGTAAAGATAGTTTTGTATCATCTGTATAAG
This region includes:
- the LOC143256301 gene encoding protein HGH1 homolog isoform X2, translating into MEDSALEELLQILEKSESQIFRQHILENLSGLTGTRDGLNCLLKASEKCVSVLCQLLQEENESLRESVLKCLINMTSEELFTQHVVKDIPVTDQLFKWIIHKEKLADLSCRVLSNITHWKSCCEQVVLYLQKERLEHLVDVLCDMDHHTDYHYLASVLCNLTQLSVVREMLMDQDLCWLQRLLPFTTYMGSRVRRAGIVGVLRNCCFDTDRHEWLLGDSVDILPHLLLPLAGPEQFPDDEMEKLPIDLQYLSDDKEREPEPDIRKMLIEAVTQVFSKFYVMFISSS
- the LOC143256301 gene encoding protein HGH1 homolog isoform X1 yields the protein MEDSALEELLQILEKSESQIFRQHILENLSGLTGTRDGLNCLLKASEKCVSVLCQLLQEENESLRESVLKCLINMTSEELFTQHVVKDIPVTDQLFKWIIHKEKLADLSCRVLSNITHWKSCCEQVVLYLQKERLEHLVDVLCDMDHHTDYHYLASVLCNLTQLSVVREMLMDQDLCWLQRLLPFTTYMGSRVRRAGIVGVLRNCCFDTDRHEWLLGDSVDILPHLLLPLAGPEQFPDDEMEKLPIDLQYLSDDKEREPEPDIRKMLIEAVTQLCATKYGRTFLRDKQTYIIMRELHKWEKCYPVLFACENLVDILIGDDPGMENLKNVEIPPELTEKFEKEDKQLLNIE